Proteins from a single region of Streptomyces sp. Tu 3180:
- a CDS encoding VOC family protein → MTLRTGHTGLNVTDLDRSLAFYRDVLGFVTIGEGKEDGRRFALLGDGERLVLALWQQARSPYDGTRAGLHHLAFEVDSIERVREYEEALRAHGTDFAHEGVVAHAEGAASGGIFFHDPDGIRLEISAPTGAEGAPAPYGSVPTCGFF, encoded by the coding sequence ATGACCCTGCGCACCGGCCACACCGGCCTGAACGTCACCGACCTCGACCGCTCGCTCGCCTTCTACCGCGACGTCCTCGGCTTCGTCACGATCGGCGAGGGCAAGGAGGACGGCCGGCGCTTCGCGCTCCTGGGCGACGGCGAGAGGCTCGTGCTCGCGCTCTGGCAGCAGGCGCGGAGCCCGTACGACGGCACCCGTGCCGGACTGCACCACCTCGCCTTCGAGGTGGACTCGATCGAACGGGTCAGGGAGTACGAGGAGGCCCTGCGGGCCCACGGCACCGACTTCGCCCACGAGGGCGTGGTCGCCCACGCCGAGGGCGCGGCGTCCGGCGGCATCTTCTTCCACGACCCGGACGGAATTCGCCTGGAGATCTCGGCGCCGACCGGCGCCGAAGGCGCCCCGGCGCCCTACGGCTCCGTCCCGACCTGCGGTTTCTTCTAG
- a CDS encoding CGNR zinc finger domain-containing protein, with product MSDPDHVDPRPLTGEPLALDLLNTRWVSDGAPQDLLTGTDGLAVWLRANELDGRFAADAATLRHVLQARDALKEAVDGEPERGARAVDAVLAHGRIRATLTADGPGERPEFDDASWGPAWLAARDYLRLLALAPDRIRGCAHEACVLHFFDTSRNGTRRWCSMAACGNRAKASRHYARTKDA from the coding sequence ATGTCCGACCCGGACCACGTCGACCCGCGCCCGCTCACCGGGGAGCCGCTCGCGCTCGACCTGCTCAACACGCGCTGGGTGAGCGACGGGGCCCCGCAGGACCTGCTCACCGGCACCGACGGGCTCGCGGTGTGGCTGCGCGCCAACGAGCTGGACGGGCGCTTCGCCGCGGACGCGGCGACCCTGCGCCACGTCCTGCAGGCCCGGGACGCCCTGAAGGAGGCGGTGGACGGGGAGCCGGAGCGGGGCGCGCGGGCCGTCGACGCCGTCCTCGCGCACGGGCGGATCCGGGCCACGCTCACCGCGGACGGACCGGGCGAGCGGCCCGAGTTCGACGACGCCTCCTGGGGGCCGGCCTGGCTCGCCGCCCGCGACTACCTCCGGCTGCTCGCCCTCGCGCCCGACCGGATCCGCGGCTGCGCCCACGAGGCGTGCGTCCTGCACTTCTTCGACACCTCGCGCAACGGCACGCGCCGCTGGTGCTCCATGGCGGCCTGCGGCAACCGCGCGAAGGCCTCGCGCCACTACGCGCGCACGAAGGACGCCTGA